In Vagococcus hydrophili, one DNA window encodes the following:
- a CDS encoding DUF2877 domain-containing protein → MKKIQGVSYSNDFLETTFSGTIHSVFERTFNIETETNKLMTVATHPIFDGPQMIKINETSMKYLPLEIGMAVSHVGKRLLIADVLEIDCEEAKVMEELPLVFSKEKALEIKRHTTIINNYLEINLDTVGFYRKTFPNDVEEVMHRFLMNGKETLESAFEKDDSSLLEVGVSSLLGLGHGLTPSGDDFLTGFLLVLNSQTDTNREFTGLLNQLVQENCRKTNAVSQNQLKLAIDKRALKPVQQFLYDLYRGSSMLTLNKRVEEILRIGSSSGSDMLAGILSAIRLY, encoded by the coding sequence ATGAAAAAAATTCAAGGGGTTTCTTATTCAAACGACTTTTTAGAAACAACATTCTCTGGTACCATCCATAGTGTTTTTGAGAGAACGTTTAATATCGAAACAGAAACAAATAAATTAATGACAGTGGCGACCCATCCAATTTTTGATGGACCGCAAATGATTAAAATAAATGAAACATCTATGAAATACCTGCCATTAGAAATTGGTATGGCAGTCTCACACGTTGGTAAACGTCTTTTGATTGCTGATGTACTGGAAATTGATTGTGAAGAGGCAAAGGTAATGGAGGAGTTACCTTTAGTTTTTTCAAAAGAAAAAGCTTTAGAAATCAAGCGACACACAACGATTATCAATAACTACTTAGAAATAAATTTGGATACCGTTGGCTTTTACCGCAAAACTTTTCCCAATGATGTGGAAGAAGTGATGCACCGTTTTCTAATGAACGGAAAAGAAACTTTAGAAAGTGCGTTTGAAAAAGATGATTCCTCATTACTAGAGGTAGGAGTCTCTTCCTTACTTGGATTAGGTCACGGATTAACGCCTTCTGGTGATGATTTTCTGACTGGCTTTTTACTGGTTTTAAATAGTCAAACTGATACTAATCGTGAGTTTACAGGTCTTCTAAATCAGTTGGTTCAAGAAAATTGTCGCAAAACCAATGCAGTCAGTCAGAATCAATTAAAACTTGCGATAGATAAAAGAGCGCTAAAACCAGTCCAGCAATTTTTATATGATTTATATCGTGGTTCCTCTATGTTAACGTTGAATAAACGAGTGGAGGAAATCTTAAGGATTGGTTCATCTTCAGGTAGTGATATGTTAGCGGGTATCCTTTCGGCGATTCGCTTGTATTAA
- the lpdA gene encoding dihydrolipoyl dehydrogenase, protein MAEQTDLLILGGGTGGYVAAIRAAQKGLSVTLVEKYKLGGTCLHRGCIPTKALLRSAEVYDTMKQAAEFGIESDQKFAVNFEKIQARKQGIIDQLHSGVEGLCKKNKIKVLEGEGAILGPSIFSPVSGAVAVTFNDKSKEEEIIVPKNVIIATGSSPRTLPNLPLDEEFILSSDGMLQLETLPESIVIVGGGVIGVEWASLLNSLGVKVTIVEFLDRLLINESPTVSRQLKKSLENKGVTILLSSKVEEAKVTGSSVEVSIEGKDKVTVDKVMVAIGRSPNVHGIGLQNTSVKYGDKGIEVNEFYQTTESHIYAIGDCIDTMQLAHVAMKEGEMAVAHILQEEVIPLDYHNVPRGVYTNPEIASVGYVKGSTPEGKKVKVGKFNFGGNGKALVYGESDGFIEVIRDMETDDLLGVSIIGPHATDLITEASTSIYLDATPLEIGEAIHPHPTLTEALQEAALDTYGLAIHK, encoded by the coding sequence ATGGCAGAACAAACAGATTTACTGATTTTAGGTGGCGGAACGGGCGGTTATGTGGCAGCCATTAGAGCCGCTCAAAAAGGATTAAGTGTTACTTTAGTTGAAAAGTACAAACTAGGTGGAACCTGTTTGCATCGTGGTTGTATTCCAACGAAAGCTCTTTTAAGAAGTGCCGAAGTGTATGACACAATGAAACAAGCAGCAGAGTTTGGTATTGAATCAGATCAAAAATTCGCCGTTAATTTTGAAAAAATCCAAGCACGTAAACAAGGAATCATTGACCAACTTCACTCAGGGGTAGAAGGACTTTGTAAAAAAAATAAAATCAAAGTCCTAGAAGGTGAAGGAGCCATTCTTGGACCTTCCATCTTCTCACCTGTTTCTGGAGCGGTTGCAGTGACCTTTAATGATAAATCAAAAGAAGAAGAAATTATTGTTCCTAAAAATGTCATTATTGCCACAGGATCGAGTCCAAGAACCTTGCCTAATCTTCCACTTGATGAAGAGTTTATTCTTTCATCTGATGGCATGCTTCAATTAGAAACATTACCTGAATCAATCGTGATTGTAGGTGGTGGTGTGATTGGCGTTGAGTGGGCATCTCTTTTAAATAGTTTAGGGGTGAAAGTAACGATTGTCGAATTTTTAGATCGTTTACTTATTAATGAAAGTCCAACGGTTTCAAGACAATTGAAGAAAAGTTTGGAAAATAAAGGGGTTACCATTCTTTTAAGTAGCAAAGTGGAAGAAGCCAAAGTAACAGGTTCTTCTGTAGAAGTTTCGATTGAAGGAAAAGACAAAGTAACTGTTGATAAAGTGATGGTGGCTATCGGTCGCTCGCCTAACGTTCACGGGATTGGTCTTCAAAATACTTCAGTGAAATATGGCGACAAAGGAATTGAAGTCAACGAGTTTTACCAAACAACGGAGAGTCATATTTATGCGATTGGTGATTGTATTGACACCATGCAACTGGCTCATGTAGCGATGAAAGAAGGAGAGATGGCAGTTGCTCATATTCTTCAAGAAGAAGTAATACCACTTGATTATCACAATGTTCCAAGAGGGGTTTATACAAATCCTGAAATTGCTAGTGTAGGTTATGTGAAAGGCAGTACCCCAGAAGGCAAAAAAGTTAAGGTAGGTAAATTTAACTTTGGCGGCAATGGAAAAGCATTAGTTTACGGGGAAAGTGATGGCTTCATTGAAGTGATTCGAGATATGGAAACAGATGATTTATTAGGCGTTTCAATCATTGGACCTCATGCAACGGACTTAATCACAGAAGCCAGTACTTCAATTTATTTAGACGCGACACCACTGGAGATTGGCGAAGCAATTCACCCTCACCCAACGTTAACAGAAGCACTGCAAGAAGCTGCATTAGACACTTATGGCTTAGCCATTCATAAATAA
- a CDS encoding LysR family transcriptional regulator produces MLILNIQQLKYFIEIANTRNLSAAARNLFVTQPTLSLALKKMEGDLRTTLFTHTDKPFQLTKTGLYLYEHGQTLVTDFDQLIADIHLMDDESSHSKKKIKLGITTLFSMQFMKEISLFLSSHPHIDLIIKQDGSPYLQQMLMDDEIDIGLISFPNLYPDKISIEALETSTRGYHVYVVMPDDNPLAQKSVLTFKDLKGQRFSSLTTNFMLGRLLLDRSSNFGFEPNIVLHNDDLQVLLHSLRKNDSICILPIEYQEVGKSDGLSWIPLKDKYDYFPIGIALKRDAHITNDIKDFIEIIKDN; encoded by the coding sequence GTGCTTATTTTGAATATTCAACAACTTAAATACTTTATTGAAATAGCTAATACTAGAAATTTATCCGCCGCTGCAAGAAATCTTTTTGTGACTCAACCCACCCTATCTCTTGCGCTTAAAAAAATGGAGGGTGACTTGCGGACCACGCTTTTCACTCATACTGACAAACCTTTCCAATTAACCAAAACAGGTCTTTACCTTTACGAACACGGTCAGACTCTTGTTACTGACTTTGATCAACTCATTGCTGATATTCATTTAATGGATGACGAATCATCTCACTCTAAGAAAAAAATCAAATTAGGTATCACTACTCTTTTTTCAATGCAGTTTATGAAAGAAATTTCCTTGTTTCTTTCGTCACATCCACATATTGACTTGATCATAAAACAAGACGGCTCGCCTTACTTACAACAAATGCTGATGGATGATGAAATCGATATTGGTTTGATTTCGTTCCCTAATCTTTATCCGGATAAAATCTCTATTGAAGCCTTAGAAACATCTACAAGAGGTTATCATGTTTATGTGGTGATGCCTGATGATAATCCTTTGGCGCAAAAGAGTGTTCTAACCTTTAAAGATTTGAAAGGACAACGTTTCTCTTCTCTGACAACTAATTTTATGTTAGGAAGACTTTTACTTGATCGTTCAAGTAATTTTGGCTTTGAACCAAACATTGTCCTTCATAATGACGATTTACAAGTTTTACTTCATAGCTTACGAAAAAATGATTCTATTTGTATTTTACCGATTGAATATCAAGAAGTGGGTAAAAGTGATGGATTAAGCTGGATTCCATTAAAAGATAAATACGATTATTTTCCAATTGGCATCGCCTTAAAGCGTGACGCCCACATTACAAATGACATTAAAGATTTTATTGAGATTATTAAGGATAATTAA
- a CDS encoding alpha-ketoacid dehydrogenase subunit beta codes for MAEMTYLEALNLGISEEMARDEKVVIFGEDVGGDKGGVFGVTKGLAAKYGDDRCFNTPLTEGLIGGLAVGLGLRGYRAIGEFQFADYILPATNQILSEARTMRYRTKGDWTAPIVYRTPYGGGVRGGLYHSQSTEKIFCGQPGLRVVTPSNPYDAKGMIKAAIRSDDPVIFYEHKRLYRLLKADVPTDDYIVPIDKANVVREGSDITVIAYGMMLQYAISAAEKLAEEGIEAEVVDVRSLYPLDRETLVNAAKKTGKVLLISEDNKEGAIISEIAAMISEDALFDLDAPIQRLAGPDVPSMGYALPLEREFLVNQEQVTQAMKDLAEF; via the coding sequence ATGGCTGAAATGACATATTTAGAAGCATTGAATTTAGGTATTTCTGAGGAAATGGCTCGTGATGAGAAAGTAGTAATCTTCGGTGAAGACGTTGGTGGAGATAAAGGTGGTGTGTTTGGTGTAACCAAAGGCTTGGCTGCTAAATACGGAGATGATCGTTGTTTTAATACACCATTAACAGAAGGTTTAATCGGTGGTTTAGCTGTCGGTCTAGGATTACGTGGCTATCGTGCCATTGGAGAGTTCCAATTTGCTGATTATATCTTACCAGCAACGAACCAAATTTTATCAGAAGCAAGAACCATGCGTTACCGTACGAAAGGTGACTGGACAGCACCAATTGTGTATCGTACGCCTTATGGTGGTGGGGTTCGTGGTGGTTTATATCATTCTCAATCAACAGAAAAAATCTTTTGTGGTCAACCAGGCTTAAGAGTGGTAACACCTTCTAATCCATATGATGCAAAAGGCATGATTAAAGCGGCGATTAGATCAGATGATCCAGTTATTTTCTATGAGCATAAACGTCTATATCGATTACTTAAAGCAGATGTACCAACAGATGATTACATTGTTCCAATTGATAAAGCAAATGTCGTTCGCGAAGGTAGTGATATCACTGTTATTGCTTACGGAATGATGCTTCAATATGCAATCTCTGCGGCTGAAAAATTAGCTGAGGAAGGCATTGAGGCAGAAGTAGTCGATGTTCGTTCTCTTTACCCACTAGACCGTGAAACATTAGTGAATGCAGCGAAGAAAACTGGTAAAGTCTTACTTATTTCTGAGGATAATAAAGAAGGCGCAATTATTAGTGAGATTGCAGCCATGATTTCAGAAGATGCGTTGTTTGATTTAGATGCCCCTATTCAACGTTTAGCAGGTCCAGACGTACCAAGTATGGGATACGCATTACCTCTTGAAAGAGAATTTTTAGTGAATCAAGAGCAAGTGACTCAAGCAATGAAAGATCTAGCAGAATTTTAA
- a CDS encoding thiamine pyrophosphate-dependent dehydrogenase E1 component subunit alpha, whose amino-acid sequence MKTLKKSGLSKEELIQAYREVLRGRRLDERLWQLTRIGKTSFNISGQGAEVAQVAMALAFDPKKDYYLPYYRDMTACLVWGMTPKDIIMGSFGKEADPSSHARQMPNHYGSKEHNIVSFASTVSTQMPLATGVAYSAQLEKSDFVTLTTTGEGSANQGEVQEAMNFAGVKKLPLIFVVENNEYAISVPIKEQYANKHMSDRAEGYGFEGISVDGNDFTEVYLTFKKAVEDARAGKGSKLIELRVSRLTSHSADDDQTIYRSKEEIESMKEKDPIDAMVKQLLAEKIMTQAELDKMDEEIRAEVDLATDEAEKMPEPLAESLYEEVYAK is encoded by the coding sequence ATGAAAACGTTAAAAAAATCAGGTTTAAGTAAAGAAGAATTGATTCAAGCATACCGCGAAGTTTTAAGAGGTCGTCGCCTAGATGAACGTTTATGGCAACTGACTCGGATTGGAAAAACTTCTTTTAATATTTCAGGTCAAGGAGCCGAAGTGGCGCAAGTAGCAATGGCTTTAGCTTTTGATCCTAAAAAAGATTACTACTTACCTTATTACCGAGACATGACAGCCTGTTTAGTTTGGGGAATGACACCAAAAGATATTATTATGGGCTCATTTGGAAAAGAAGCAGACCCATCTTCTCACGCCCGTCAAATGCCTAATCATTACGGATCTAAAGAACATAATATCGTTTCCTTTGCATCAACTGTAAGTACACAAATGCCTCTTGCAACAGGGGTTGCGTACTCTGCACAATTAGAAAAAAGTGATTTTGTAACCCTAACAACAACTGGTGAAGGATCAGCTAACCAAGGAGAAGTTCAAGAAGCAATGAACTTTGCAGGCGTTAAGAAATTACCATTAATCTTTGTTGTTGAAAATAATGAATATGCCATTTCGGTACCGATTAAAGAACAATATGCCAATAAACACATGTCAGATCGTGCGGAAGGTTACGGTTTTGAAGGGATTTCAGTTGATGGCAATGACTTCACAGAAGTTTACTTAACATTCAAAAAAGCGGTGGAAGACGCGAGAGCTGGTAAAGGATCTAAATTAATCGAACTCCGAGTATCTCGTTTAACATCTCACTCGGCAGATGATGATCAAACCATTTATCGTTCAAAAGAAGAAATCGAATCAATGAAAGAAAAAGATCCGATTGATGCCATGGTCAAACAATTATTGGCAGAAAAAATCATGACACAAGCTGAACTAGATAAAATGGACGAAGAAATTCGAGCTGAAGTCGATCTAGCAACAGATGAAGCTGAAAAAATGCCAGAACCACTAGCAGAATCTTTATACGAAGAAGTTTACGCTAAATAG
- a CDS encoding PTS sugar transporter subunit IIC has protein sequence MTNEVTQTKMTPKIFFNKLLTGTAQGTIIALIPNAVLGAILKYFAHIPVIQMIINAALIFQVGTALIIAALIAKQFDLTPPKMMIVGGAAFAGSGVIKYNPDIKGFVAAGTGDIINIMLTASIAVLLMLWIDTKFGSVEIIALPIVVGIGAGLAGMLMYPYVTQITVAIGKVINNFTDFQPIIMSILIACSFAALIISPITTVAIGMAIQLNGVSAGAAAMGIAATTTVLVIHSWKVNESGVTLAVALGGMKMMMPNLFKYPIILVPCLVTATVSAIPVALFNISGTPNSAGFGLVGLVGPLASLDAGLNVVLLIISWFVVPIAAGLLSKIIFEKVLKIYDSKVVFKYQG, from the coding sequence ATGACAAATGAAGTGACTCAAACAAAAATGACACCAAAAATCTTTTTTAACAAACTATTAACAGGGACGGCTCAAGGAACGATTATCGCACTGATTCCAAATGCTGTTCTTGGCGCAATTTTAAAATATTTTGCTCATATTCCAGTGATTCAGATGATTATTAACGCAGCACTTATTTTCCAAGTTGGAACGGCACTGATTATTGCAGCACTTATTGCGAAACAATTCGATTTAACGCCACCTAAAATGATGATCGTTGGTGGAGCGGCTTTTGCAGGATCTGGGGTTATTAAATACAATCCTGATATTAAAGGGTTTGTTGCGGCTGGTACTGGAGACATTATTAATATCATGTTAACAGCATCAATTGCTGTGTTGTTAATGCTTTGGATAGATACAAAATTTGGTTCGGTCGAAATTATTGCACTACCGATTGTTGTAGGGATTGGCGCTGGTTTAGCAGGAATGTTGATGTATCCATATGTGACTCAAATCACGGTAGCGATTGGAAAAGTCATTAATAACTTTACAGATTTCCAACCGATTATTATGAGTATTTTAATTGCATGTTCTTTTGCAGCTTTGATTATTTCACCAATCACCACAGTGGCTATTGGGATGGCGATTCAATTAAATGGTGTTTCAGCAGGGGCTGCAGCTATGGGAATTGCTGCAACAACAACTGTTTTAGTCATTCATTCTTGGAAAGTTAATGAATCTGGAGTGACATTAGCTGTTGCTTTAGGTGGGATGAAAATGATGATGCCTAATCTATTTAAGTATCCAATTATCTTGGTTCCATGCTTAGTTACGGCGACTGTTTCAGCAATTCCAGTTGCGTTGTTTAATATTTCTGGGACACCTAACTCAGCTGGATTTGGCTTGGTAGGTTTAGTCGGACCACTGGCTTCATTAGATGCCGGATTAAATGTTGTATTACTAATTATTTCATGGTTTGTTGTTCCAATTGCTGCGGGACTTTTATCTAAAATTATCTTTGAAAAAGTCTTGAAAATCTACGACAGCAAGGTTGTTTTCAAGTATCAAGGCTAA
- a CDS encoding phosphate acyltransferase, which yields MITVAVAGGSQPEILKLVKKAQEECQETLEFVVFDTTENIGSEEIWKYVHCEDEKQVAQKAIQLVAENKAQILLKGIIQTHTLLKELLNKEHGLKTKQVLSHVAMVDIPQTKQSFLLTDCAMNIAPDKNALIAIIENVKEVAHKIGLDKPKIALLSAAENFNPKMPSSVLATEVTEHFSETTAATIFGPISLDLALSKEAVAHKRYEGPIMGDADVIVVPAIDAGNSLYKSLTIFGRAKVGGTIVGTKIPVVLTSRSDSTESKLHSLKFALKQV from the coding sequence TTGATAACAGTAGCAGTAGCAGGTGGCTCACAACCAGAGATTTTAAAACTCGTGAAAAAAGCTCAAGAAGAGTGTCAGGAAACACTTGAATTTGTTGTTTTTGACACAACAGAAAATATCGGAAGTGAAGAAATTTGGAAATATGTTCATTGTGAAGATGAAAAACAGGTCGCTCAAAAAGCCATTCAACTAGTGGCAGAGAACAAAGCCCAAATTTTACTAAAAGGAATCATTCAAACTCATACGTTATTAAAAGAATTACTCAACAAAGAACATGGCTTAAAAACAAAACAAGTTTTATCTCACGTAGCAATGGTGGATATTCCTCAGACAAAGCAATCTTTTTTACTAACAGATTGTGCCATGAATATTGCACCAGATAAAAATGCTTTAATTGCCATTATTGAAAATGTAAAAGAAGTCGCTCATAAAATTGGCTTAGATAAACCAAAGATTGCCTTACTAAGTGCGGCAGAAAACTTTAATCCTAAAATGCCTTCTTCTGTTTTAGCAACGGAAGTGACAGAACATTTTAGTGAAACAACAGCTGCCACTATTTTTGGACCCATCTCATTAGATTTAGCTCTTTCAAAAGAAGCAGTGGCACATAAACGTTATGAGGGTCCGATTATGGGAGACGCGGACGTCATTGTTGTACCAGCAATTGATGCGGGAAACAGTTTATACAAATCCCTCACTATTTTTGGTAGGGCTAAAGTTGGAGGAACAATCGTTGGAACGAAAATTCCAGTGGTTCTTACCTCAAGAAGTGATTCAACAGAGAGTAAGTTACATTCATTAAAATTTGCACTAAAACAAGTTTAA
- a CDS encoding dihydrolipoamide acetyltransferase family protein encodes MAIKEILMPHLGESVTEASVVQWLVQPGDKIKRYAPLMEVVSDKVTTEVPSDFDGVVKDLIVNLDTDYPIGTVLMTLEVEGAEEKPEVKETAKAEAPVAQPSPTQGKMAGRYSPAVLKLSQEKGIDLAQVVGTGKEGRITRKDILNFVPSEASAAPVQVEQPVEVKAAAPVTQVALPKPVPVMASAHDEVVPADGVRKAIAKKMVQSVNEIPHAWIMVEADVTNIVNLRNSVKDGFKQQEGMSLSFFPFFAKAVVQAMKKNPKINTSWQDGNIVYHKDINLSIAVTTDEHLFVPVIHQADNYSLTGLAKEINRLASDVRTGILANEDMQGGTFTLNNTGSLGSVQSMGIINHPQAAILQVESINKRVVPTKDGGFKVADMVNLCLSIDHRILDGQQAGKFLKDIKENLARFEVESDIY; translated from the coding sequence ATGGCAATCAAAGAAATCTTAATGCCTCATTTAGGGGAAAGTGTCACAGAAGCTTCAGTCGTACAATGGTTGGTTCAACCAGGAGATAAAATTAAACGCTACGCTCCTTTAATGGAGGTTGTTTCAGATAAAGTAACCACAGAAGTTCCATCTGATTTTGATGGGGTGGTTAAAGACTTAATCGTTAATTTAGATACAGATTATCCAATTGGAACTGTTTTAATGACATTAGAAGTTGAAGGTGCAGAAGAAAAACCAGAAGTTAAAGAAACAGCGAAAGCAGAAGCGCCAGTTGCTCAACCTTCACCAACACAAGGAAAAATGGCAGGACGTTATTCACCAGCTGTCTTAAAACTTTCTCAAGAAAAAGGGATTGATTTAGCTCAAGTTGTGGGAACAGGAAAAGAAGGTCGTATCACTAGAAAAGATATTCTAAACTTTGTTCCAAGTGAAGCATCAGCTGCTCCTGTTCAAGTTGAACAACCAGTAGAAGTTAAAGCAGCAGCACCAGTGACACAGGTTGCACTACCAAAACCAGTACCAGTTATGGCAAGTGCTCATGATGAAGTAGTACCAGCTGATGGTGTTAGAAAAGCGATCGCTAAGAAGATGGTTCAAAGTGTGAATGAAATTCCACATGCTTGGATTATGGTTGAAGCAGATGTAACGAATATTGTGAATTTAAGAAACAGTGTGAAAGATGGTTTCAAACAGCAAGAAGGTATGTCTCTGAGCTTCTTCCCATTCTTTGCTAAAGCGGTAGTTCAAGCAATGAAGAAAAATCCGAAAATCAATACTTCTTGGCAAGATGGTAACATTGTTTATCATAAAGATATTAACTTATCAATCGCAGTCACAACTGATGAGCATCTCTTTGTACCGGTGATTCATCAAGCAGATAACTATTCACTAACTGGCTTAGCTAAAGAAATTAATCGCCTAGCAAGTGATGTAAGAACAGGAATCCTAGCAAATGAAGACATGCAAGGTGGCACGTTCACTTTAAACAATACAGGTAGTCTAGGCTCTGTTCAATCAATGGGAATCATTAACCATCCACAAGCAGCAATTTTACAAGTGGAATCAATCAATAAACGAGTAGTACCAACAAAAGATGGAGGCTTTAAAGTAGCTGACATGGTTAACCTTTGCTTGTCAATTGATCACCGTATTTTAGATGGTCAACAAGCAGGTAAATTCTTGAAGGATATCAAAGAAAATCTAGCTCGTTTTGAAGTAGAATCAGATATTTACTAA
- a CDS encoding 2-dehydropantoate 2-reductase, translating into MKVIIAGAGAMGSRFGLMLHQAKNEVILVDGWPEHIDNIKKDGLKANFNGEEVVAQIPIYHQNEVASVDFSADLVILFTKAMQLDAMMKEIKNMVGTNTKVLCLLNGIGHEDVIKKYVPLSNIILGNTMWTAGLEGPGKAKLFGNGSIDLQNLGEDGRDATEEVIACLNKANLNAKYSGNILSSIYKKACVNGTMNGLCTILDSNMAGFGETDVADAIVESIVSEFAAIAKMEKADLNIEEVLTQIKSCYNRETIGLHHPSMYQDLIINNRLTEIDYINGAIVRKGKQYNIETPYCSFLTQLVHAKEQILGAK; encoded by the coding sequence ATGAAGGTAATTATTGCAGGAGCAGGAGCGATGGGCAGCCGTTTCGGACTTATGTTACATCAAGCAAAAAATGAGGTCATCTTAGTTGACGGTTGGCCAGAACATATAGATAACATCAAGAAAGACGGCTTAAAAGCTAACTTTAATGGTGAGGAAGTGGTCGCACAAATTCCGATTTATCATCAAAATGAAGTAGCTAGCGTTGATTTTTCAGCAGATTTAGTGATTCTTTTTACAAAAGCGATGCAACTTGACGCTATGATGAAAGAAATTAAGAACATGGTCGGTACCAATACGAAAGTGTTATGCTTACTTAACGGCATTGGTCATGAGGATGTTATCAAAAAATATGTTCCTTTAAGCAATATTATTTTAGGTAACACAATGTGGACAGCTGGTTTAGAAGGACCTGGAAAAGCTAAATTATTTGGTAATGGGTCAATCGATTTACAAAACTTAGGAGAAGACGGAAGAGATGCAACTGAAGAAGTGATTGCGTGCTTAAACAAGGCGAATTTAAACGCAAAATACTCAGGGAATATCTTGTCTTCAATTTATAAAAAAGCCTGTGTTAACGGAACAATGAACGGCTTATGTACCATTTTAGATTCAAACATGGCTGGATTTGGTGAAACAGATGTGGCAGACGCGATTGTTGAAAGTATTGTTTCAGAATTTGCGGCGATTGCTAAAATGGAGAAAGCTGATTTAAATATTGAAGAAGTCTTAACTCAAATTAAATCTTGTTATAACCGTGAAACAATCGGATTACACCACCCATCAATGTACCAAGATCTAATCATCAACAACCGTTTAACTGAAATTGATTATATCAATGGCGCAATTGTCAGAAAAGGAAAACAATACAACATCGAAACACCTTACTGCTCGTTCCTAACCCAATTAGTCCATGCGAAAGAACAAATATTAGGCGCGAAATAA
- the buk gene encoding butyrate kinase, translating into MEAILVINPGSTSTKTAVYADHQLIAEETIRHSVEEISQFKDVISQTDFRYNIIKNFIDKLGLAEKLVAVVGRGGLLKPIPGGTYQVDQALLKDLREEKYNTHASNLGAILANEFAESLNIPAFIVDPVVVDEMKPLSRISGLKGIERRSVCHALNQKAVARKVAEDLGKTYETGSFIVAHLGGGISLGAHENGRMVDVINGIDGEGPYTPERSGALPVLDFSKRVIAENMTVSDVKKLIAGNAGLKSYLGETDIREIEKRMNQGDEEAKYYLDGMCYQVAKNIGELGVALKGQVDAIILTGGVIYSQYVLSKITEYTEWIAPVKAFPGEMEMEALYVGALRVIKGEEKALAYDEVEILK; encoded by the coding sequence ATGGAAGCAATATTAGTCATTAATCCAGGGTCAACATCAACTAAAACAGCCGTTTATGCTGATCATCAATTAATAGCTGAAGAAACTATAAGACATAGTGTAGAAGAAATTTCACAATTTAAAGACGTGATTAGTCAAACGGATTTTAGATATAACATTATCAAAAATTTTATCGATAAATTAGGCTTGGCAGAAAAATTAGTTGCCGTTGTAGGACGAGGTGGTTTATTAAAACCAATACCAGGTGGCACTTATCAAGTTGACCAAGCACTGTTAAAGGATTTAAGAGAAGAAAAATATAATACTCATGCATCTAACTTAGGAGCTATCTTAGCCAATGAATTTGCTGAATCTTTAAACATACCAGCTTTTATTGTCGATCCAGTTGTGGTTGATGAAATGAAACCGCTCTCAAGAATCTCTGGTTTAAAAGGAATTGAAAGAAGAAGCGTTTGTCATGCTTTAAATCAAAAAGCGGTCGCTAGAAAAGTGGCTGAAGATTTAGGGAAAACCTATGAAACAGGCTCTTTCATTGTGGCTCACTTAGGTGGCGGAATTAGTTTAGGTGCTCATGAGAACGGTCGAATGGTTGACGTTATTAACGGTATTGACGGTGAAGGTCCTTACACACCTGAAAGAAGTGGAGCGCTCCCGGTTTTAGATTTTTCTAAGCGAGTGATTGCTGAAAATATGACAGTCAGTGATGTCAAAAAGTTAATTGCTGGAAACGCAGGTTTAAAATCTTATTTGGGTGAAACGGATATTCGTGAAATAGAAAAAAGAATGAACCAAGGAGATGAAGAAGCAAAATATTATCTTGATGGTATGTGTTACCAAGTAGCTAAAAATATTGGCGAGTTAGGGGTGGCGTTAAAGGGTCAAGTGGATGCGATTATTTTAACTGGTGGGGTGATTTATTCTCAGTATGTTTTAAGTAAAATTACGGAGTATACAGAGTGGATAGCACCAGTCAAAGCTTTTCCAGGTGAGATGGAAATGGAAGCCTTGTATGTAGGCGCTCTGCGAGTGATAAAAGGTGAAGAAAAAGCATTAGCGTACGATGAAGTTGAAATTCTAAAGTAG